The Naumovozyma dairenensis CBS 421 chromosome 1, complete genome genome includes a region encoding these proteins:
- the NDAI0A06170 gene encoding uncharacterized protein (similar to Saccharomyces cerevisiae HRP1 (YOL123W); ancestral locus Anc_3.49), with protein MSSDEEDFNDIYGEDSSKDISTTTENKKEQAEPTTAAVTSSTETTDKQDDSKKDTEEPTSKDETKVEEKSDDSKEKTAEESDTKKDESKEDKESANKPTSTTSQLDQLAALQALSSNISQMAQQSTKPDTSVKSPSLETSSNSVSNMAPNNPPWAQPQPHVPAYPNQSPPMPYGQASPYPPTMPMQQQQPPQASPYSSVPLPSQAQAYGGQTGGAQTGGPRADLSKESCKLFIGGLNWETTEEKLKDYFSKYGNVVDLKIMKDANSGRSRGFGFLSFEHPSSVDEVVKSQHILDGKVIDPKRAIPREEQDKTGKIFVGGIGPDVRPKEFEEFFAQWGTIIDAQLMLDKDTGRSRGFGFITYDSGEAVDRVCQNKYIQFKDKQIEIKRAAPRHNQRNNSYGNGGRGGSRSYNNNPMSQPPQQQMYQNQMMAAAAGMNPMYDPQAMNDYYQQMQAYYQQVQQQTGMDYSQMYQQAGQPGQPTMPMPMPMPMGGAPPYGGVPPTGAPSGDNSSESATPNADDQDGGNQGNFRGYRGRTQHNRRGNNNGYHPYNRS; from the coding sequence atgaGCTCTGACGAAGAAGACTTTAACGATATCTATGGTGAAGACTCATCAAAAGATATTTCTACAACTACcgaaaataaaaaggaaCAAGCTGAACCTACGACAGCAGCTGTAACCTCCTCTACTGAGACTACAGATAAGCAAGACGATAGCAAAAAAGATACTGAAGAGCCAACGTCAAAAGATGAAACAAAAGTAGAAGAAAAATCAGATGATTCGAAGGAAAAGACTGCTGAAGAATCTGACACTAAAAAAGATGAATCcaaagaagataaagaatCTGCGAACAAACCTACAAGTACGACTTCACAATTAGATCAATTAGCTGCCTTGCAAgctttatcttcaaatattaGTCAAATGGCTCAGCAGTCTACTAAACCAGATACATCAGTGAAATCACCATCTCTTGAAACATCATCAAATAGCGTTTCAAATATGGCGCCAAATAATCCACCATGGGCACAACCTCAACCACATGTTCCTGCTTATCCAAATCAATCTCCTCCAATGCCATACGGTCAAGCGTCTCCATATCCTCCAACGATGCCAatgcaacaacaacaacctcCACAAGCGTCGCCATACTCGTCTGTTCCATTACCTTCTCAAGCACAGGCTTATGGTGGTCAAACAGGTGGTGCACAAACGGGTGGGCCAAGAGCAGATTTATCAAAGGAATCAtgtaaattattcattggTGGTTTGAACTGGGAAACTACTGAAGAGAAATTAAAGGACTATTTCAGTAAATATGGTAATGTCGTCGATTTAAAGATTATGAAAGATGCCAATTCAGGTAGATCAAGAGGGTTTGGTTTCCTTTCATTTGAACATCCATCAAGTGTCGATGAAGTCGTCAAAAGTCAACATATCTTAGATGGTAAAGTTATTGATCCAAAGAGAGCTATCCCAAGAGAAGAACAAGATAAAACTGGTAAGATTTTCGTTGGTGGTATCGGTCCAGATGTTAGACCaaaagaatttgaagaattctTCGCTCAATGGGGAACTATCATTGATGCTCAATTAATGTTAGATAAAGATACAGGTAGATCAAGAGGTTTCGGATTTATCACTTACGATTCAGGTGAAGCTGTTGATAGAGTTTgtcaaaataaatatattcaatttaaagataagcaaattgaaattaagaGAGCTGCACCAAGGCATAACCaaagaaataattcatATGGTAACGGTGGACGTGGTGGTTCAAGATcgtataataataacccAATGTCACAACCACCACAACAGCAAATGTAccaaaatcaaatgatgGCTGCAGCCGCCGGTATGAATCCAATGTACGATCCTCAAGCAATGAATGATTACTATCAACAAATGCAAGCTTACTACCAACAAGTACAGCAACAAACAGGAATGGATTATAGTCAAATGTATCAACAGGCTGGTCAACCAGGCCAGCCAACTATGCCTATGCCAATGCCTATGCCAATGGGTGGTGCTCCTCCATACGGTGGTGTTCCACCAACTGGTGCACCAAGTGGTGATAACTCTTCTGAATCTGCTACGCCAAATGCTGATGATCAAGATGGTGGAAATCAAGGTAATTTCCGCGGGTACCGCGGCCGTACCCAACACAATAGACGTGGGAATAACAATGGATATCATCCATACAATAGATCATAG
- the YPT11 gene encoding Rab family GTPase YPT11 (similar to Saccharomyces cerevisiae YPT11 (YNL304W); ancestral locus Anc_3.47) codes for MIDHNPQFHNSRNSKRYSTTNLLLSPILTTSPNVTAPSSARSSTATLGLGIGYGSHSTQDRKSSSASLYRIERSDPQLSSSSPRHTSLRPSIDSPLSSKSLSNPNIPTNNLKILLVGDTDVGKTSMILSYCHELSSHSPSTSSFKLNRPSSQLQKRTTSINNNYDDRKQTMPIQYSKFENNEKLSSHNTIHTDNMIKLKKTVLTNTKFQERKTKNLKRFSLNDFDDMLLKRKSLLLNKNMDSTSMDVNDNNDNYTSYDYVDMKQKDNDGKKDASNKQNEIIINTRPTIGIDIKTTLINIGGDKRFNCIFWDPAGQERFKNVMMNSLYRVSDGIILSYDICNLQSFQNCCQVWLKDVLDNLRFKDLSRVKFYLVGNKVDMYKERQVNHEDVLNMITNMEYDYGLAISGNFEVSCKWENNVERTFNLILMDLIESGCYEHSYYPLGVEAAKGASSPDSNSGSTFCEENRHKPSFEEESPRSTVRNRFIKRMSREDLDPYNELGTFNSTIVDMNATFVEESSRTSSQSDKSGNFSNKQNSSKKLQQKKKELSKRSSKPATKGKVIDITKPLGSEQERQSSSSPCCY; via the coding sequence atgaTCGATCATAATCCGCAATTTCATAACTCACGAAATAGTAAAAGATATTCAACAACGAATCTCCTACTTTCGCCCATATTGACCACCTCGCCAAATGTTACAGCACCATCCAGTGCTCGATCATCTACTGCCACACTTGGTCTTGGCATAGGTTACGGGAGCCATTCAACCCAAGATCGgaaatcatcatctgcTTCACTATatagaattgaaagatcaGACCCTCAATTATCATCCTCATCTCCACGTCACACATCACTAAGGCCATCGATTGATTCACCACTTTCGTCTAAGTCACTTTCAAATCCTAATATACCAACaaacaatttgaaaattttattagTCGGTGATACCGATGTCGGGAAGACATCAATGATCTTAAGTTATTGCCATGAATTAAGCAGCCATTCCCCATCAACTTCCtcatttaaattaaatCGACCTTCCTCACAATTGCAAAAAAGAACTACATccatcaacaacaattatGACGATAGAAAACAGACAATGCCCAttcaatattcaaaatttgaaaataatgaaaaattatcatcacACAATACTATACATACAGATAATATGattaaattaaaaaagaCTGTACTGACAAATACAAAGtttcaagaaagaaagactaagaatttgaaaagatttagtttgaatgattttgatgacATGTTATTAAAGAGAAAATCACttcttttgaataaaaaCATGGATAGCACAAGTATGGAcgttaatgataataatgacaacTACACTTCATATGATTACGTTGATATGAAACAGAAGGACAATGACGGCAAAAAAGATGCAAGTAACAAACAGAATGAGATCATTATTAACACGAGACCAACTATCGGAATTGATATAAAGACCACGTTAATTAATATAGGTGGTGATAAAAGATTTAATTGTATATTTTGGGATCCCGCTGGTCAGGAACGATTTAAAAATgtaatgatgaattctCTTTATAGAGTCTCAGATGGTATTATCTTAAGTTATgatatttgtaatttacAAAGTTTCCAAAATTGTTGTCAAGTATGGCTTAAGGATGTCTTAGATAATTTGAGATTTAAAGACTTATCAAGAGTGAAATTTTACCTTGTGGGGAATAAAGTGGATATGTATAAAGAGAGACAAGTGAATCATGAAGATGTTTTAAATATGATTACCAACATGGAATATGATTATGGATTGGCAATTTCTGGGAATTTTGAAGTATCATGCAAATGGGAAAATAACGTCGAAAGAACATTTAATCTTATACTGATGGACTTAATAGAGAGTGGATGTTACGAACATAGCTACTACCCTTTAGGCGTTGAAGCTGCTAAAGGGGCATCATCACCTGATAGCAACAGCGGCAGTACTTTCTGTGAGGAAAATAGACATAAACCATCATTTGAGGAGGAAAGCCCGAGAAGTACCGTTAGGAATAGGTTTATTAAACGTATGTCGCGAGAAGATTTAGATCCATACAATGAACTGGGGACGTTTAATTCGACTATCGTAGATATGAATGCAACATTTGTTGAAGAATCATCCCGAACTTCTTCTCAATCTGATAAATCTGgaaacttttcaaataagCAAAATAGttcaaagaaattacaacaaaagaagaaggaattGTCAAAGAGAAGTAGTAAACCCGCAACCAAGGGGAAAGTTATAGATATTACGAAGCCTTTAGGTTCTGAGCAAGAGAGACAATCATCCTCTTCGCCCTGTTGCTACTGA